One Natronomonas gomsonensis genomic window, GTTTGATTTCCAGCGCGAACGGCCGCCCGGAATTGAGCATGAGCGCGTCTACGTCCTCCCGTCCGGCGCCGTGGAAGACGGCCTCGGTACCGCGAAACGCCGACAGAAACGGCGGTGCGACCAGTTCCTCGACGCTCTCGTCGAACTTCTCCCACTCCGTCTGGGGAATGTCCCGCTGCAGTTTCCGGTAGCGGCCGTAAATCGTCACGGAATTGCGCTGGACTTGCACGTCGACATCCTCGCCGGTGAGGTCGATGAGGAACTGCACGTCCGGACGCTCGAAGTCGACTTCGGCGCCGAGTTCCGCGCCGACGCGACGCCCCACCTCGCGGTTCACCTCGGTTTTCAGCGGTTCGCCGGCGTCCTCCTCGAAGCCGGCATCGAGTCGCAGGAGTCGCTCGTTTTCCTCGACCAGCGGTGGGATGCGCGTCCCAACCTGATAGGTGTACAGTTCGGTTTCGCCGAGCGCCTCGACGACGCGGTCGGCCAACTCGTCGAAGCGGTCACAGATGCCCTCACACACCCAGCAGTCGGCCTCGGGTTCCTCGAAGGGGTCGTCGTCGTCGAGTGCGACGGCGGTTCGGAGCGCCCGCCCGCGTTCGGTGTTGGTCAACCCGAAACTGCGGTCGGCGACCGGCCGCCCGAGGCAGGCGTCACACAGCGGCCCGGTCGCGAGCAGCGCGCGGGCGTCGTCGATGAGGCTCATACGGCCCGGTCGGTGCCGCGACGGTAACACGCTTGCCATCCACGACGGTACCGCCTGTCCCGTCCGGCCGATTAGCCGCTACCGGTTCGGAGTCCGTCCAGTTCCTCGCGGCGCGTACGTATCGCTCGTCGGAAGGCCTCCTTGTCTTCGAAGTTCGCCGACTCGAGGCGCGCTTCGAGGACGAGCAGTTCGAGCTGGAGCTCCCGCGCCCGGTCGTGGTGTTCCGGCGGCACGTCCTCGGGTGGTTCCCGCGGATATTCGTCGTCGGCCATACCGACGGTACGGTCGGGAGCCTGCTGTGTGTATCGCTCGCGGAAGCCGCGCTCCGCCGATAGTTTCAACCGGGGCGGCAACGACCCGTCGGTATGGACATCACGACCGGCATCGTCCTCGCAGCGGGGGAGGGGACGCGGCTGCGGCCGCTGACCTTCAACCGACCGAAGACGATGCTTCCCGCCGCCGGACGCCCCATTCTCGAACACGTCCTCGACGTGTTGGTCGACTGCGGCATCGAACGGCTCTGTCTCGTCGTCGGCTACCAGCGCGAACGCGTCCAAGAGCACTTTGGACCCTCCTACCGCGACGTGCCCATCACGTACGTCCACCAGACGAAGCAACTCGGGAGCGGTCACGCCCTCCAGCAGGCCGCTCCGGAGACCGACGGACCCGTGTTGGTGCTGAACGGCGACCGCGTCATCGACGAGCGAATCGTCGCCGACGTTCTCGAGGGGTTCGACGGCACGCCCGCGATGGCGGTGTTGGACCACCCGACACCGACGAGGTACGGCGCCGTCGAGGTCGACGACGGCACGCTGTCGACGCTCGTCGAAAAACCCGACAGCGACGCCTTCGGTCGCATCAACGCTGGCGTCTACGCCTTCGACGAGTCGGTGTTCGATGCCATCGAACGGACGCCGCGTCGCAACGGCGAACTCCACCTGCCCGACGTCATCGGGACGCTGATGGACGACGGCGAAGTTCGGGCGGTGTCGACGGACGGACTGTGGGTCGACGCGACGTACCCGTGGGACCTGCTGTATCTCACGCGTGAGTTACTCGCCAACGGGCGCGTGCAGTTTCCGGAGCGAAGCGACAACGTGTGGGTGGCCGACAGCGCCCGCGTCCACCCCGAGGCGACCCTCCAGGGACCGGTCGTCGTCGGTCCCGACGCCGAAATCGCGGCCAGCGCCGTCGTCGGCCCCGACGTAGCGGTCGGACGGAACGCGACGGTCGGCGGCAACGTGACGCTGCAGAACACGCTGTTGGATTCGGACTGTCGGGTCGGCCCCGGGTCGACGCTCGTCGACTGCGTCGCCGGACAGAGCGTCTCCATCGGCCCCGGAACGGTCGTTCCGGGCGGCCCGAGCGACGTCCGGGTCGGCGACCGGGTGTTCGAGAATCAGGGACTCGGAGCAGTGCTGGCTGACCGAGCGTCGGTCGGCGGCGGCGCCACGTTCGTGCCCGGCACGCTCGTCGGCGCCGACGCGACGGTCGGGACGGGCGCCCACGTGAGTGGCTGGATTCGCAACGGCGCGGAGGTAGTCCGCTGATGTGTGGCATCATCGGCTGTGTTGGCCGTGGCGACGAGACGCTCGATACGCTGCTGCACGGGCTCTCGAAACTGGAGTATCGGGGCTACGACTCCGCGGGCGTCGCGTTGGTCGACGACCGCTCGGTGTCGGTCGTCAAGAAGTCGGGCGAACTCGACGCGCTTCGGGAGGAATTGAGCACCTCCGACATCGGTGGACGGGTCGGCATCGGCCACACCCGCTGGAGCACCCACGGGCCGCCGACGGACGGCAACGCACACCCCCACCGCGACTGCACCGGGGACGTTGCCGTCGTCCACAACGGCATCATCGAGAACTACCAGTCGCTCCGCGACGAACTGGCCGAATCGGGCCACGAGTTCCGCAGCGACACCGACACCGAGGTCGTGCCGCATCTCGTCGAGGCGAGCCTCGAATCGGGAGCCGACCCCGAAGCCGCCTTCCGGGCGGCTATCGGTCGTCTCGAGGGCAGTTACGCCATCGCCTGTGTCATCGCTGGCACCGACTCGGTGTTCGTCGCACGCAACGACTCGCCGCTCGTCCTCGGCATCGCCGAGGACGCGACGTATCTCGCCAGCGACGTGCCCGCCTTCCGGGAGTTCACCGACAAAGTGGTGTACCTCGAAGACGGCGAGTACGCCCGACTCGACACCGACGGCTGGCGTGTCTCCGATGTCGACGGCGGGACCATCGAGAAATCCATCGAGACGGTGACGTGGGACCCCGAAGACACCGGCAAGAGCGGCTACGACCACTTCATGCTCAAGGAGATTCACGAACAGCCGCGTGCCCTCCGGCAGTGTCTCCAGGGCCGAGTCGACGAACTCCGCGGGACCGTCACCCTAGAGGAGTTGGGCGAGTTGTCCCTCGAACGGGTCCATCTCGTCGCTGCGGGAACGAGCTATCATGCCGCCATCTACGGCGCCCAACTGCTGCAAGCCAAGGGCGTCCCCGCCCAGCCGTTTCTCTCCCACGAGTACGCCACCTCGCCCCCGCCGGCCGAGGACGCTATCGTCGTCGGCGTCTCCCAGAGCGGCGAGACGGCCGACACGCTCGCTGCGACCCGGGAGGCCCGCCGTCGCGGTGCCGAGACGCTTGCGCTGACGAACACCGTCGGGTCGACGATGGCTCGGGAGTGCGACCACGTCTGTTACATCCGCTCCGGCCCGGAAATCGGCGTCGCGGCGACGAAGACCTTCGCCGGCCAACAGACCGCGCTGAACCTCCTGACCGAGGCGGCGACGGAGGGCGGGGCCGACCGCGACGTCATCGCCGCACTTCGGAACGTGCCGGGACAGGTCCAGGAGGTCCTCGACAGTTCGAAGGCCGAAGCCGTCGCCGAAGCCTACCTCGACAGCGACGCCTACTTCTTCATCGGCCGGTCGCTGAACTTCCCCGTCGCGCTGGAGGGGGCCCTGAAGATGAAGGAAATATCCTACGAGCACGCCGAGGGGTTCGCCGCCGGCGAGTTGAAACACGGCCCGCTGGCGCTCGTCACCTCGGAGACGCCCGTCTTCGCGACCGTCGTTGGCGACGGCGAACTCGCACGCAAGACGGTCGGCAACGTCAAGGAAGTCGAAGCCCGCGACGCGCCCGTCGTGGCGATTACGGACGGGCAATCCGACGTTGCACGCTACGCCGACCACGTCCTCGAAATCCCCGAGACGCACCCACGGACCGCGGCGATACTGACGAACGTCCAGCTCCAACTCGTGGCGTATCACACCGCCGCGAAACTCGGACGGTCGATAGACAAGCCTCGCAATCTCGCGAAAAGCGTCACCGTCGAGTAATCATTCAGTTTCGGAGTCGGGTTGCTGTCGGTTGTCGTCTGGCGGGTCCGGCGGTGCGAACGCAGCTGCCAGCGCTCGACCAACGCGGGTGTCTCGGATTTCATCCCACGATCGGCGTTCACGGACTGCGAGGAGAGCGATTCCCGACAGCACGAGCCAGCGGCCGAACGCTCCAGACGAGAGCGCTGCGGAAGCGAGTCCCGCGACGGCGACACCGAACAGCACGATACCGACTAGGTGAATCGGTTGAGAGCGGACCCACTGGGCCGCCTTCCGTACGGCCGCAGTCAGTCCGCTCCGTTCTGCCAACCGATTCCCGTGGCCGAGTGCCCACTCGATTGCTCGCAGAATCGGGCCGATGGTATACGTCTCACGCAAATCGATGACGATGACCTCCGGTTCGGGTTCCGCAAGGAACCACTGAACGATGCGCGAACCGCTGGCCCACCTCGATAGCGTGGCTTCGGCGCGCTTGCTCGCCCCTGCGATGCGTGATTCAGCGACCGCTGTTCCGAGACGATGCCGAATCGACTGTACCCAACCGAGCACCCCACTACTCATTCACGCCGACGATTTCGGCTTCGAACTGATAGGTGTTCGTTTCGAGGAAGAGCGTTCGGCCGAGACGGACCGGACCGCCGCCGTACTGTGGGCTGTCATCGACGAGTCGGGTTTCGAGTTCGACCGAGGCTCGAAGTTCGCTATGCGTTTCGTTGACAGCAGTCGTCTCGACGCTTCCAACCGTCGCAACGGTGTCGTCACCGACGGTCTGTTCGTCGCCCGTTCCGACCGCCTCTGCCACCGGGCGGCGAACGGTCGTCGTCACGTTCACCGTCGTACTCTCGGTGTCGAACGCTGGCGAAACATCACGTTCGACGACTCGGGTCCCGACCCGCGCCGTTTCCGTCATGACAGTGTAGCCCTGATTGACTCTCACCGGGTTGCCGGCGAACTGAAAACCCTGCTCCGTTCGGACTCCCTCGAGGGCGACCCGGAGGAAACTCCTGGGACCTGGCGTCCGGTGAATGGCGGTAACCGTCGCACGCTCGTCGCCGACGGTCACGTTTTCGGTTTCGAGCGTGGTCGCAGCGTCATCGGTTGTCACGAGCGTCACGTGGAGGGTATCGGCTGGCGGAGCATCGGAATTGGGTTCGGTTTCGTTCGCGTTCGGGTCGTCACCGAACACCAACGCCGCCCCGGCTGCGAGCACCGCGATTGCGAAGAGGACGACGAGCGCGTCGACGATGTTCACGCGGCCGAACAGTCGGCCCTTCTCGTCGATGAGTTCCATCTGTCCCGGTGTGTTCCCGGCGCTCACTAACGTGTTTCGTTCCTCACGCCACGGCGACGAGCAGTCCCCCAACGACCGCGAGCGTCCCCAGCGAGACACACACCGCCCAGAACGGCACGCGCTCGACGAACCGCATCAAGACGTCGATAGTGAGATAGCCGACGACGGCGCTGGTCCCGAGTGCGACGGCGGCCGCCAGCGGCGAAATGCCCGGCAGGCCCCCACCGCTCACCACGACGAGGGCGGCGGCACCGACGCCGGCCGGGATGGCCAGCAGAAACGACAGTCGCAGCGAGGCGGGCCCCTCGTAGCCACGCAGGAGGAGGACCGAAACGGTCGTTCCCGACCGCGACACGCCCGGGAGGATGGTGAGGCCCTGAAACGCGCCGACGAGTAGCGTATCGACGAGGGCGGGTGTCTCCTTGCCGACGAACCCCATCGAGTCGGCGGCGCGTTGGAGCAGTCCTGTCGCAATCAGCAGGCCGCCGACGACGGCGATGAAGACGCCGCCGGCGAGTCCGGCGACGGCGTCACGCAGTGTGAGATACAGCGGAATACCGACGATTCCTGTCACGAGACTCGCGAGGACGAGGTACGTCACGTCGGCGTTCTCCGGGTCGAACGCTGCATCTGGCCGCCATCCGGGGGCGTTCGAGAGTGCGTCAACGATATCCTCGCGGTAGTAGGCAGCCGCAGAGAAGACGGTTCCAACCTGCACGAACAGTGCGAGGTCCAAGGCGACCACGGGGTCGACGCCCCCGACGGCGGTCGTGACGATAGAGAGGTTACCCTGACTGGAGATGGGGAGCCACTCCAAGACGCCCTGCAGGATTCCCACGAGCAGCGCGAACAGCAACTCGGCGCGGTTCACTGCTGGCACCTCGGAGCGTCGGGTAGAAAACGCCGGTGGTTCCTCACGTCGGTCGGACTCCTCGGGTCGGCGTCGGCGTGGCCCTGCGAGTCGGCCAGTCGACGTGAGAACCGAACGTTCGAGAGCCGTCGACGAACGTTCGCCTGCCGATGGCTGTCCGGAATGAATCAGACTAAACCTCCGGCGCCCGGGAACTATAGTAGAGGCTTTATATTTCATGAACGAACCCTTCTGGCAACTGGTGGATATGTCCCGATGAATCCGAGCCGAGTCGACTTCATGGTTGACATGGCGTACGGTCTCCTGCTGTTGGTTGCGATCGTCCTCATCGCCACCGGGTCGACGGGGATCGGTATCGCCTTCGGACTTGGCGCGCTCGTCTCCTATGCCGTTCACGTCGCCTGGAAGATGGCGCGCTTCGACCCCGACTGGATGACCAAAGAGGTCACCGAGAACATCGAGGAGTCGCTGACCGAGGAGGTCTCCGAGAACGTCGGCGAGAAAGTGACAGAAGAAGTCACCGAGAGCGTCGAAGAGAAGGTGACTGAGGAGGTCACGGAGAACGTCGGGGAGAAAGTCACTCAAGAGGTGACGGAGAACGTCGGGGAGAAAGTCACCCAAGAGGTCACGGAGAGCGTCGAGGAGAAGGTGGCCGAAGAGGTCACACAGGAAGTCACCCAAGAGGTGACCGAGAACGTCGAGCAGACGCTTTCGGAAGAAATCGACACTATCGTCGACCAACTCGAGGCGGTCAACCAACGCATCGACAGACGGCCTCGGAAGGAGGAACTCGACGCCGAAGAGGTCGAAGCGGCGGCCGACGGGGACTCGAAGAGCAACGCCGACGACGAACGGGACGACGAATGATTGGGAGCGTGCGACGACTCGAAACGGAGGTGGTCTGAGGGTGGTCGAGGTACTCATCGGCGTCGGGTTGCTCGTCGCGCTGTTCGTCGGGTTCAACATCGGTGGGTCGACGACGGGGCCGGCGTTCGGGCCGGCCGTCGGCGCGGGCGCGATTTCGAAGTTCCTCGCGGGCGTGTTGATGTCGATATTCTTCGCCATCGGCGCGTGGACCATCGGCCGACGCGTCGTCAACACGCTCGGCCGGGACCTCGTCTACGACCCCGGCGTGTTCACCATCGAGACGAGCATTGTCGTGCTGTTCTTCATCGGCGGCGCGCTGTTCGTCGGCAACTACGTCGGCGTCCCTGCCTCCACGTCGATGACGGCCGTCGGTGCCATCGCCGGCCTCGGCGTCGCAACGGGCGAACTCAACTGGACGGTGATGGGCGAAATCGCCATCTGGTGGATCGTCGCCCCGCTGGTCGGATTCTGGGTGTCGGTGATGATCGGCCGGTACGTCTACCCGACGCTCAACAGCTGGATCGCGATTACCCAAACCGAGGGCGCACTCGTCGAATTCGACCGGTCGGGACTCCTTCCGGTTCCGCAAGCGGGGCCGAACACCACCCGTCGTGAGTTCTTCGGGACCATCGTGTTGGTCTCTATCGGCTGTCTGATGGCGTTCTCGTCGGGAACGTCCAACATCGCCAACGCCATCGCACCGCTGTACGGCGCCGGCGTGTCGATGAACCCGCTGATACTGGCCGGGTCGGCGGCGGTCGCCGTCGGTGCGCTGTCCATCGCCCGTCGGACGCTCGATACGCTCGGCAACGACATCACCGACCTCCCGCTGACCGCGGCCATCGTCGTCGCCGTCGTCGCCTCCGCTATCGTCATCGGGCTGTCGGCTATCGGTATCCCGGCGAGTTTCGTCATCATCGCGACGATGTCAATCGTCGGCCTCGGCTGGGGCCGGGCGACCCGAACCGCGACGGTCTCCGGGAGCATCCGCGGCGAGGACGAAACGAACGTCTCGGTCGGCGCTTTGGCCGCCGAAGAACCAGGGGAGGAAGCCCCCGAAATCGGCGAGGAAGAACCCGAAGACATCCCGAAGGCGTCGGATTTGTTCGACCCTTCGACGACTGGGCGGGTCATCCTGATGCAGAACCTCGTCCCGGTCATCTCGACGCTCGGTTCGTACGTCGCTTTCTGGGCGCTGTTTACGTTCCTCTGGTAAGCGCCCCCGAGCGTTTATTCGGCTCTCGGGCGTAGTCGTGGTATGACGACACGCGTACTCGTCCCGATGGACGATTCGGAACTCGCCGAGAGCGCGCTCAGGTACGCCCTCGAAACCCACGCCGACGCCGACGTCACCGTCATGCACGTCGTCGGAGAGCCGTCGTCGATGCTCGGCGAGGCGACCGCGTTGGCGCTGGAAGATGACATCGAAGCCGCGGCCGAGGAACAGGCGAGTGAGGTGCTCGCCCGCGCCCGCGCCATCGCCGACGAATACGACCGTGACATCGACACGGTTGTCGACATGGGCCGTCCGGGGCGGGCCATCGTCGACCGTGCGGAGTCGTTCGACACCGTCGTCATCGGAAGCCACGGCAGCTCTCTCGTCGACCGTCTGTTCATCGGCAACGTTGCCCAGACAGTGTTCCAACGGTGCCCCGTCCCGGTGACCGTCGTTCGGTAGACCCCTCGCGGCGTCTCGTTCAGGCTGATTTACACCTCCCCTCGCGGAAATTCCTCCCATCGGCGAAGCGGTTTTGCCGTCGCGAACTACAGCGGTACGTGTGAACGATTCTGATGCTCCTCGGCCGCCGGACCGAATTCGTAGCAATCCGATACGGACGGCCGACGACTGGGACGAACAGCGACGGCGCGCCCGAGAGGACCCCGGCGCGTTCCACGGCGACATCGCGAAACGCGAACTCCATTGGTTTCTCCCCGACGACGGCGCGTGGGCGAGTCTCGACGCCGACGCCGAGACGTGGACCGGCTTCGAGGGGTGTATGCCGACGGAACTCGACTACGACGCGGAATACGAACCGTGGGACGTGGCCTTCGACGATTCGGACCCGCCGCTGTATCGGTGGTTCGCCGGCGGCCTGACGAACGCCTGTTTCAACGAAGTCGACCGCCACGTTCTCGCCGGCCACGGCGAGGAAATCGCCTACCACTTCGAGGGCGACCGGTGGGACCAACTGCAAAACGACGGCCGAGGCGGGCCGGTCGTCTCCGAGGCTATCTCCCGACGGGAACTGCTGTACGAGGTCGTCGTCGCGGCCGAGGTGCTCCGTGACCTCGGCGTCGAGAAGGGCGACCGCGTCGCGCTCAACATGCCGAACGTCCCCGAGCAAATCTACTACATCGAGGCCTGCAAGCGCCTCGGCGTCGTCTACACGCCGGTGTTCGGCGGGTTCAGCGACAAGACCCTCTCGGACCGCATCGCCGAACTCGGCGCCGACGTGCTCGTGACAGCCGACGGCGGCTACCGGAACGCCGAGGTGACGCCGTACAAGGAGGCCTACGCCGACCCGGCCCTGGAGGAGTACCTCCCGACGGAGACCGTTCTCGATGTCGTCGACCGGACGCTTTCGACCCTCGACCTCTCCGAGGAGCAGGCCGCGACCGTCCGCGAGGGCGTCGAATCCGCCATCGAGGGCGAGATAACCGTCGACAGAGCCGACGCGATGCGCGGTGTGGGACACGCCCTGGATTCGCTGTCGCTGTCGCCCGAGCGGGCGTCGGCGGTGCGGACCGAACTCGCCTCGGCGCTCGTCGGTGCCGACCACGTCGTCGACGATGTGGTGGTCGTCGAACACACCGGCCACGAGATTCAGTGCTACGAGCGGGACTCGTGGGCCCACGAGTTGGAAGCCGAGGCGGGCGAGCGCGTCCTCGAAAACGCCCGAGACGCCGGCTTCGACGTGGAGACGCCTGAGGCGCTGGAGGAACTCTCCGACCGAGAGTTCGTCGAGGCGCTGTGGGCGAGCAACGAACCCGAACCGGTCGACGCGGAGTACCCGCTGTTCGTCATCTTCACGAGCGGGTCGACGGGGAAGCCGAAGGGCGTCGTCCACGTCCACGGCGGCTACACCGCCGGCATCGCACATACGATGTCGGTGTCCTTCGACGTGGTGCCGGGCGAGGACACGATATTCGTCGTCGCCGACCCCGGGTGGATTACGGGGCAGTCGTATCTCATCAGCGCCTCGCTTTCGACGCGGACGACCGGCGTCATCGCCGAGGGGTCGCCGCTGTACCCCGACGCCGGCCGATTCACCTCCATCATCGAACGCTACGGCGTGACGGCGTTCAAAGCCGGCGTCACGTTCCTGAAGACGGTGATGGAAGACGAGGAGAACGTCGCCGACATGGAGGCGTGGTCGACCGACTCGCTGCGCGTGGCGACGTTCTGTGCGGAGCCGGTCAGTCCGGCCGTCCAGAAGTTCGGCATGGAGGCGGTGTGTGAGTGGTACATCAACTCCTACTGGGCGACCGAACACGGCGGCATCGTCTGGACGCACTTCTTCGGCAACGAGGACTTCGAGTTGCGCCCGGACGCCCACACCTACCCCTGTCCGTGGGTGTTCGGCGACGTGTGGCGCAAAGCGGAGACCGCAGACGGCGTCCGCTTCGAGGACGCCGACGTGGGCGAGCGCGGCGAAATCATCATCCGAGAGCCGTACCCGTATCTGATGCGGACGGTGTGGGGCGACTTGGAGGGATGGGACCCCGAGAATCCGACCGACTGGACGGGCAACCGCCAGCGCTTCGAAGACACCTACTGGGTCGAAAAGGAGGGCGAGCTCGCCTACCTGCAGGGCGACGTGGCAAAGCAGTACGACGATGGTTCGTTCTCCCTGCACGGTCGCTCCGACGAGGTCATCAACGTCTCCGGCCACCGGATGGGCACCGAGGAACTGGAGGGCGCGATGTTGCGCGACAAGCAACTGAACCCGGAGACGCCGGTCGCAAACGTCGTCGTCGTGGGCGCGCCCCACCACGAGCAGGGTCTCGTTCCGGTCGCCTTCGTCCAGACGCGGGAGGGGACGGAACTGACCACGGAGGTCGAACGCCGGCTGGCCCGCCTCGTCAGAGAGGAGAAAGGCGTCGTCGCGGTGCCCGATTCGTTCATCGAGGTCGAGGCGTTCCCCGAGACCCGCTCGGGGAAGTACATGCGCCGAATGCTGACGGCGATGCTGTCGGGTGAGGACCCCGGCGACACGACGACGCTGAAGAACCCGGGGGCGGTCGAGGCGATTCGGCCGAAGGCCGAGCGGTGGCGGCGACGGCAGCGCATCGCCCGCGAACAGGAGGTTCTCGACGAGTATCGGTTCTTCACGGTGCAGTACAACACGGTTCCGGGGGCCGATGCGGACGTGGCGACGGTCGTCATCGACAACCCGCCGGTCAACGCGCTCACCGAGCGGGCGCTGGACGAACTCAACACCGTCGCGAACCACCTCGACCGCCGCGAGGACGTGGACGCGGTCGTCCTCGCCAGCGAGAGCGAGGCGTTCGTCGCCGGCGCCGACATCGAGCAGTTCCTCGAAGAGGTCCACGAGGCCGACACCGCCCGGACGCTGGCGACGAAGGCCCACGAGGCCTTCCGGAAACTGGAGACGCTCTCGGTACCGGTCGTCGCGGCCGTCAACGGCGTCGCCCTGGGCGGCGGCAACGAACTGCAGTTGGCGACCCACTACACCGTCGCCGACGACCACGCCGAGTTCGGGCAACCGGAACTCCGGTTGAACCTCATCCCCGGCTACGGCGGCACTCAGCGCCTGCCGCGAGTCCTCGCCGAGGAGCGCGGAACGGAGGGTATCGTCGACGCGGTGACGATGATAACGAACGGCCGGTCGGTCGACGCCGACGACGCCGAGGCGATGGGACTTATCGACGAGGTGGCGACCGAAACGACGGCCCGGTCGCGGGCGGCGGCGCTCGCACGGGCCCACGTCCGCGGCGAAACGGCGACGCTTCGCGACGCCCAGGAGGACCGAGGGGCCGCTCGCGAGCGCTGGCGGACGCCCGGCGAGTTCGACGAAGATGTCCTCGACGACCCTGACGTGGCTCGCAACCGACGGCAGTGTGAACACGCGAGCGCCGGCCGGGCGGCCGCCTTCGACCGCGCTGTCGACGCCATCCGGACGGGCTTCGAGGACGGCATCGAGACGGGGTATGCGACCGAAGCAGAGCACTTCGGGGCCGCCGTCGTCGACCCCGACGGTGGCAAGACCGGCATCGAGAAGTTCCTCGACAAGCGAAGCGAGCCGTTGCCGCTTCGACCACGGGAGGCTCCCGGTATCGAGGACGCCGAGGAGCTAATCGACTCGGGCGAGGCCATTCCCGTCGGCGAGCCGTTCTACCCCGGCGTCGACGAGGTCCCAGATTGGCAGTTCGGCTTCGCCGTCGAGAAGGCCCCCGAGACGGGCGAACCGAACCACGGCGACCCACTCGAGGCGGAACTCGAGGGTGTCTACCCGGTCGAAGAGCCCGGTCCCAACGAGGTGTTGTTGTACGTCCTCGCCAGCGAGGTGAACTTCAACGACATCTGGGCGGTGACCGGCATCCCCGTCAGCCAGTTCGACAACCACGACAGCGACCGCCACATCACCGGAAGCGGTGGCGTCGCCCTCGTCGTCGAGCAGGGGGCGGCCGTCCGCGGGCAGGGCCGCGTACAGGTCGGCGACCTCGTCACCGTCTACTCGGGACAGAGCGACCTGCTGTCGCCGCGGATGGGCTTGGACCCGATGTACGCGGGTTTCAGCATCCAAGGCTACGAGGAACCCGACGGCAGTCACCAGCAGTTCATGGTCGCACAGGGGCCGCAGGTCCATCCGATTCCGGCCGAGGC contains:
- a CDS encoding tRNA pseudouridine(54/55) synthase Pus10; its protein translation is MSLIDDARALLATGPLCDACLGRPVADRSFGLTNTERGRALRTAVALDDDDPFEEPEADCWVCEGICDRFDELADRVVEALGETELYTYQVGTRIPPLVEENERLLRLDAGFEEDAGEPLKTEVNREVGRRVGAELGAEVDFERPDVQFLIDLTGEDVDVQVQRNSVTIYGRYRKLQRDIPQTEWEKFDESVEELVAPPFLSAFRGTEAVFHGAGREDVDALMLNSGRPFALEIKQPRRRDADLDELAEAVNTGTDGKVEVTDLAFATYDIVERVKEHDATKTYRATVDFDDSVSEADFEAALAELDDTTIEQRTPHRVSHRRADLVRERTVLSIDGTLEDDLTATIDVHGEGGLYIKELISGDEGRTEPSLAGLLGVGATVRTLDVIDVQGVDEPFLTEEYQVNREGTPVSGE
- a CDS encoding sugar phosphate nucleotidyltransferase, whose translation is MDITTGIVLAAGEGTRLRPLTFNRPKTMLPAAGRPILEHVLDVLVDCGIERLCLVVGYQRERVQEHFGPSYRDVPITYVHQTKQLGSGHALQQAAPETDGPVLVLNGDRVIDERIVADVLEGFDGTPAMAVLDHPTPTRYGAVEVDDGTLSTLVEKPDSDAFGRINAGVYAFDESVFDAIERTPRRNGELHLPDVIGTLMDDGEVRAVSTDGLWVDATYPWDLLYLTRELLANGRVQFPERSDNVWVADSARVHPEATLQGPVVVGPDAEIAASAVVGPDVAVGRNATVGGNVTLQNTLLDSDCRVGPGSTLVDCVAGQSVSIGPGTVVPGGPSDVRVGDRVFENQGLGAVLADRASVGGGATFVPGTLVGADATVGTGAHVSGWIRNGAEVVR
- the glmS gene encoding glutamine--fructose-6-phosphate transaminase (isomerizing) — its product is MCGIIGCVGRGDETLDTLLHGLSKLEYRGYDSAGVALVDDRSVSVVKKSGELDALREELSTSDIGGRVGIGHTRWSTHGPPTDGNAHPHRDCTGDVAVVHNGIIENYQSLRDELAESGHEFRSDTDTEVVPHLVEASLESGADPEAAFRAAIGRLEGSYAIACVIAGTDSVFVARNDSPLVLGIAEDATYLASDVPAFREFTDKVVYLEDGEYARLDTDGWRVSDVDGGTIEKSIETVTWDPEDTGKSGYDHFMLKEIHEQPRALRQCLQGRVDELRGTVTLEELGELSLERVHLVAAGTSYHAAIYGAQLLQAKGVPAQPFLSHEYATSPPPAEDAIVVGVSQSGETADTLAATREARRRGAETLALTNTVGSTMARECDHVCYIRSGPEIGVAATKTFAGQQTALNLLTEAATEGGADRDVIAALRNVPGQVQEVLDSSKAEAVAEAYLDSDAYFFIGRSLNFPVALEGALKMKEISYEHAEGFAAGELKHGPLALVTSETPVFATVVGDGELARKTVGNVKEVEARDAPVVAITDGQSDVARYADHVLEIPETHPRTAAILTNVQLQLVAYHTAAKLGRSIDKPRNLAKSVTVE
- a CDS encoding DUF4330 family protein — protein: MELIDEKGRLFGRVNIVDALVVLFAIAVLAAGAALVFGDDPNANETEPNSDAPPADTLHVTLVTTDDAATTLETENVTVGDERATVTAIHRTPGPRSFLRVALEGVRTEQGFQFAGNPVRVNQGYTVMTETARVGTRVVERDVSPAFDTESTTVNVTTTVRRPVAEAVGTGDEQTVGDDTVATVGSVETTAVNETHSELRASVELETRLVDDSPQYGGGPVRLGRTLFLETNTYQFEAEIVGVNE
- a CDS encoding undecaprenyl-diphosphate phosphatase; amino-acid sequence: MNRAELLFALLVGILQGVLEWLPISSQGNLSIVTTAVGGVDPVVALDLALFVQVGTVFSAAAYYREDIVDALSNAPGWRPDAAFDPENADVTYLVLASLVTGIVGIPLYLTLRDAVAGLAGGVFIAVVGGLLIATGLLQRAADSMGFVGKETPALVDTLLVGAFQGLTILPGVSRSGTTVSVLLLRGYEGPASLRLSFLLAIPAGVGAAALVVVSGGGLPGISPLAAAVALGTSAVVGYLTIDVLMRFVERVPFWAVCVSLGTLAVVGGLLVAVA
- a CDS encoding inorganic phosphate transporter; amino-acid sequence: MVEVLIGVGLLVALFVGFNIGGSTTGPAFGPAVGAGAISKFLAGVLMSIFFAIGAWTIGRRVVNTLGRDLVYDPGVFTIETSIVVLFFIGGALFVGNYVGVPASTSMTAVGAIAGLGVATGELNWTVMGEIAIWWIVAPLVGFWVSVMIGRYVYPTLNSWIAITQTEGALVEFDRSGLLPVPQAGPNTTRREFFGTIVLVSIGCLMAFSSGTSNIANAIAPLYGAGVSMNPLILAGSAAVAVGALSIARRTLDTLGNDITDLPLTAAIVVAVVASAIVIGLSAIGIPASFVIIATMSIVGLGWGRATRTATVSGSIRGEDETNVSVGALAAEEPGEEAPEIGEEEPEDIPKASDLFDPSTTGRVILMQNLVPVISTLGSYVAFWALFTFLW
- a CDS encoding universal stress protein → MTTRVLVPMDDSELAESALRYALETHADADVTVMHVVGEPSSMLGEATALALEDDIEAAAEEQASEVLARARAIADEYDRDIDTVVDMGRPGRAIVDRAESFDTVVIGSHGSSLVDRLFIGNVAQTVFQRCPVPVTVVR